A single genomic interval of Helianthus annuus cultivar XRQ/B chromosome 6, HanXRQr2.0-SUNRISE, whole genome shotgun sequence harbors:
- the LOC110898255 gene encoding uncharacterized protein LOC110898255 isoform X1 produces the protein MTRRERDSLVVGRVIGDVLDSFTKSINLTISYNDREVSNGCTLKPSQVINQPRVDIGGDDLRAFHTLVMVDPDAPSPSDPNLREYLHWLVTIFPRPLEHVLNQSQALSGHPLDKRSTPRVTRVHHQLRGKPGNPPARRHDGEITGKTRLAQGSNLGFPGFPIISHQGLTLHQVIEELASLKRNASLHHLIYRSLTRQVKKWCATRVQDHQWEFIEWFSCCSGSWVEKLCTPQGGARTSTLETLQSSTILGLPWPQSTSTASVKVDLVDDGDKKKGMSMDRGDYINSY, from the exons ATGACGAGGAGGGAGAGGGATTCGTTGGTCGTTGGACGTGTGATAGGAGATGTTCTTGATAGTTTCACAAAGTCGATTAACCTTACGATTTCTTACAACGATAGGGAAGTTAGCAACGGGTGCACACTAAAACCCTCTCAGGTTATTAACCAGCCTCGGGTTGATATAGGAGGTGACGACCTACGAGCTTTTCACACTTTA GTCATGGTGGATCCTGATGCTCCCAGTCCAAGTGACCCTAACCTTAGAGAATACTTGCATTG GTTGGTGACCATATTCCCGCGACCACTGGAGCACGTTTTG aatcaatcccaAGCACtatcggggcacccactggacaaacggagtactccgagagtaacccgagtccaccaccaattacggggaaaacccggtaacccacccgcccgtaggcacgacggtgaaattactgGTAAAACCCGCTTAGCTCAAGGATCCAACCTAGGTTTCCCTGGGTTTCCTATCATTTCCCACCAGGGCCTCACTCTACACCAAGTGATAGAGGAACTTGCATCTCTCAAAAGAAATGCAAGCCTTCACCACTTGATCTATAGATCATTGACTCGACAG GTCAAGAAGTGGTGTGCTACGAGAGTCCAAGACCATCAGTGGGAATTCATCGAATGGTTTTCGTGTTGTTCCGGCAGTTGGGTCGAGAAACTGTGTACGCCCCAGGGTGGCGCCAGAACTTCAACACTAGAGACTTTGCAGAGCTCTACAATCTTGGGTCTCCCGTGGCCGCAGTCTACTTCAACTGCCAGCGTGAAAGTGGATCTGGTGGACGACGGAGATAAGAAGAAAGGCATGTCAATGGATAGAGGCGACTATATCAACTCATATTGA
- the LOC110898255 gene encoding uncharacterized protein LOC110898255 isoform X2 codes for MTRRERDSLVVGRVIGDVLDSFTKSINLTISYNDREVSNGCTLKPSQVINQPRVDIGGDDLRAFHTLVMVDPDAPSPSDPNLREYLHWLVTIFPRPLEHVLVKKWCATRVQDHQWEFIEWFSCCSGSWVEKLCTPQGGARTSTLETLQSSTILGLPWPQSTSTASVKVDLVDDGDKKKGMSMDRGDYINSY; via the exons ATGACGAGGAGGGAGAGGGATTCGTTGGTCGTTGGACGTGTGATAGGAGATGTTCTTGATAGTTTCACAAAGTCGATTAACCTTACGATTTCTTACAACGATAGGGAAGTTAGCAACGGGTGCACACTAAAACCCTCTCAGGTTATTAACCAGCCTCGGGTTGATATAGGAGGTGACGACCTACGAGCTTTTCACACTTTA GTCATGGTGGATCCTGATGCTCCCAGTCCAAGTGACCCTAACCTTAGAGAATACTTGCATTG GTTGGTGACCATATTCCCGCGACCACTGGAGCACGTTTTG GTCAAGAAGTGGTGTGCTACGAGAGTCCAAGACCATCAGTGGGAATTCATCGAATGGTTTTCGTGTTGTTCCGGCAGTTGGGTCGAGAAACTGTGTACGCCCCAGGGTGGCGCCAGAACTTCAACACTAGAGACTTTGCAGAGCTCTACAATCTTGGGTCTCCCGTGGCCGCAGTCTACTTCAACTGCCAGCGTGAAAGTGGATCTGGTGGACGACGGAGATAAGAAGAAAGGCATGTCAATGGATAGAGGCGACTATATCAACTCATATTGA